Proteins co-encoded in one Leptospira dzoumogneensis genomic window:
- the htpG gene encoding molecular chaperone HtpG, translating to MSEEVKGRISVETENIFPIIKKWLYSEKDIFLRELVSNACDAIAKLKKISLNEEFDGGTDYRIDLDFNQETRILTIQDNGIGMTDEEVNRYINQIAFSGAEEFVKKYQSEGDKPEIIGHFGLGFYSSFMVSSKVKIETKSYKKGSTPVIWESESGTEFSLRPGDRSERGTKISLYLDGDSGEYLDSWKLKELVRKYCDFLPVPIYVKEEKANKQTPLWSEQPSSVKKEQYDEFYQYLFPFAGEPLFHVHLNVDYPFRLQGILYFPRLKHELDANRMGIKLYCNHVFVSDEAKELVPQFLTVLQGTLDIPDLPLNVSRSYLQNDPLVKKISSHIVKKVSDKLQEEWTKNPDEFRKNWDELSLFVKYGMMTDEKFYESAKDLIFFRSSNGDLTKLEEYVERNKEKNSGKVYYAGEAELSSVYMDLLKSQGLEALLVDSRIDNHFLQFLEGKNPDWKFQRVDSELADQVLDKDASPDLADQDNKTTEDRLKEIFAKAIVKEGVEIKTEALKSEDIPAVILLPEHLRRLAEMGQMYGQKPGDFLKNHTLLLNRQSKLVKNILGLSKGVRPEKAEKLARSVYDLALLGAKLIGEDELSDMIRRQRDLLEDLSSD from the coding sequence ATGAGCGAAGAAGTAAAAGGCAGGATCTCCGTAGAAACGGAGAATATTTTTCCTATAATTAAAAAATGGTTATATTCTGAAAAAGATATATTCTTGAGAGAGTTGGTTTCCAACGCATGCGACGCGATCGCTAAACTTAAAAAGATCTCCTTGAACGAGGAATTCGATGGAGGGACCGATTATCGCATCGATCTGGACTTTAACCAAGAGACCAGGATCTTAACTATTCAGGACAACGGGATCGGAATGACCGACGAAGAAGTGAATCGTTATATCAATCAGATCGCATTTTCCGGCGCGGAAGAATTCGTAAAAAAATACCAATCGGAAGGGGACAAACCCGAGATCATCGGACATTTCGGTTTGGGATTCTATTCCAGCTTTATGGTTTCTTCTAAGGTAAAAATAGAGACCAAGTCCTACAAAAAGGGGAGCACTCCCGTCATTTGGGAAAGTGAATCAGGCACCGAGTTTTCCTTAAGACCTGGTGATAGGTCCGAAAGAGGTACAAAGATCAGTTTGTATCTAGACGGTGACTCCGGAGAATATTTGGATTCTTGGAAACTGAAAGAACTAGTTCGCAAATATTGCGACTTTCTTCCTGTTCCGATCTATGTAAAAGAGGAGAAGGCGAATAAACAGACCCCATTATGGAGCGAACAACCTTCTTCCGTCAAAAAGGAACAGTATGATGAGTTCTATCAGTATCTATTTCCTTTTGCAGGAGAACCTCTATTTCATGTTCACTTAAATGTGGATTATCCTTTTAGGCTGCAAGGGATACTGTATTTCCCAAGGCTCAAACATGAACTAGATGCGAATCGAATGGGGATCAAACTCTATTGTAATCATGTGTTTGTTTCCGACGAAGCAAAGGAGCTAGTGCCTCAATTTTTAACTGTTCTACAAGGAACTCTGGATATTCCGGATCTTCCTCTGAACGTTTCCAGATCTTATCTGCAAAATGATCCTTTGGTAAAAAAGATCTCTTCTCATATCGTTAAAAAAGTTTCAGATAAACTTCAGGAAGAATGGACCAAAAATCCGGATGAATTCCGTAAAAACTGGGATGAACTCTCTCTATTCGTTAAGTATGGAATGATGACTGACGAGAAATTTTATGAGTCAGCTAAAGATCTGATCTTCTTCCGATCATCTAACGGTGATTTGACGAAATTAGAAGAATATGTGGAAAGAAATAAGGAAAAGAACTCAGGCAAAGTATATTATGCGGGAGAAGCGGAACTTTCTTCAGTATATATGGACCTTCTTAAATCCCAAGGATTGGAAGCTTTGCTTGTGGATTCTCGTATAGATAATCATTTTCTGCAGTTTTTAGAAGGCAAAAATCCGGATTGGAAATTCCAAAGAGTGGATTCTGAACTTGCCGATCAAGTTTTGGATAAGGACGCAAGTCCTGATCTTGCGGACCAAGATAATAAGACTACCGAAGATCGGTTGAAAGAAATTTTCGCTAAGGCGATTGTAAAAGAAGGCGTGGAGATCAAAACAGAGGCTTTGAAGTCCGAGGACATACCTGCAGTGATCCTTCTGCCCGAACATCTAAGACGTTTGGCGGAAATGGGCCAGATGTATGGACAAAAGCCCGGCGATTTCCTGAAGAACCATACTCTTCTTCTGAACCGCCAATCCAAATTGGTCAAAAATATACTTGGTCTTTCTAAAGGTGTTCGTCCGGAGAAGGCGGAGAAATTAGCCCGTTCCGTGTACGATCTGGCTCTGTTAGGCGCTAAGTTGATCGGAGAGGATGAATTGAGCGATATGATACGCCGCCAAAGGGATCTATTGGAAGATCTTTCCTCGGATTAA